From Medicago truncatula cultivar Jemalong A17 chromosome 7, MtrunA17r5.0-ANR, whole genome shotgun sequence, a single genomic window includes:
- the LOC120577041 gene encoding F-box/LRR-repeat protein At4g14103-like, translating to MSRSISTEDRISALPDPIIWHILSFVPTKTAAITSILSKRWNPLWLSVLILHFEDETFQNMESFSHFMSSVFLLRDITLPIRSFHLNRSKRYGIETQNINRFVHAIAQRGIENLNLELSGSITLPRSVFSCRTLVVLHLQWITVKDLSQLVVDFPLLKTSLVWCTFGTC from the coding sequence ATGTCACGATCAATTTCAACTGAAGATAGGATTAGTGCTCTACCAGATCCAATTATATGGCACATCCTATCTTTTGTTCCAACCAAAACTGCTGCAATCACAAGCATTCTATCAAAGAGATGGAACCCATTATGGCTATCAGTTCTTATTCTTCACTTCGAAGACGAAACCTTTCAAAACATGGAATCCTTTAGCCATTTTATGTCCTCTGTTTTTCTCTTACGAGATATTACTTTACCCATTAGATCGTTCCACCTCAACCGTTCAAAACGTTATGGCATTGAGACACAGAATATCAATCGATTTGTTCACGCTATTGCACAACGTGGAATCGAGAACCTCAATCTTGAACTGTCCGGCAGTATAACATTACCTCGTAGCGTTTTCAGCTGTAGGACCCTCGTTGTTCTTCATTTGCAATGGATTACAGTGAAAGACCTTTCTCAACTGGTTGTGGATTTTCCTCTCCTAAAAACTTCACTTGTTTGGTGTACTTTTGGAACGTGCTGA
- the LOC120577190 gene encoding putative F-box/FBD/LRR-repeat protein At5g62970, whose product MELILKHNHCEKWNWWLLKALKHCPKLQNLTIHQDFENEEEFEEVVDNWVYPTIIPDCLSTQLKTCLLKGYECTDRELQFAKYIMQNSEVLKTMSIKSASSIDTNTKHQIWMKLASCTRASSTCKLLFD is encoded by the exons ATGGAGCTTATCCTTAAGCATAATCATTGTGAGAAGTGGAACTGGTGGTTGCTAAAAGCGCTGAAACATTGTCCCAAACTTCAAAATCTTACCATTCATCAG GATTTTGAGAATGAAGAGGAATTTGAGGAAGTTGTGGATAATTGGGTGTATCCAACAATTATTCCAGATTGCCTTTCAACACAACTCAAAACATGCTTGCTTAAAGGCTATGAATGCACAGATCGTGAGCTTCAatttgcaaaatatattatgCAGAATTCAGAAGTATTGAAGACCATGTCAATCAAGAGCGCCTCTTCCATAGATACAAATACCAAGCACCAAATTTGGATGAAACTTGCTTCGTGTACAAGGGCCTCATCAACATGTAAACTCTTGTTTGATTGA
- the LOC120576787 gene encoding alpha carbonic anhydrase 8-like, giving the protein MQVAIMRLKVDLQCRKCCKKVKKILCKYPQIRDQIYDEKNGIVTIRVVCCSPEKVRDNICCQGGGTIKSIEIVEPPKPKPAPEKPKEPEKKPVPEAKPIAQPGPPKQNPSPAPAPAPAPAQAPAPLPSAAAPAVMFPQTAPMSILAYPSPVVPYGHVYGPGQGGPPQFYGRPVYDSYGWSGPCYVGHHHDCLREEEASTCTIS; this is encoded by the exons ATGCAGGTTGCTATAATGAGACTCAAGGTTGACCTTCAATGTAGAAAATGCTGTAAGAAAGTCAAGAAGATCCTTTGCAAATACCCTC AAATTCGAGATCAAATATATGATGAGAAGAATGGTATAGTGACCATAAGAGTGGTGTGCTGCAGCCCAGAGAAGGTAAGAGACAATATTTGTTGTCAAGGGGGTGGTACCATCAAAAGCATAGAAATAGTTGAACCACCAAAACCCAAGCCAGCACCTGAGAAGCCCAAAGAGCCAGAAAAAAAGCCCGTGCCCGAGGCAAAGCCGATTGCACAACCTGGCCCGCCTAAACAAAATCCAAGTCCAGCTCCAGCTCCGGCACCAGCTCCGGCTCAGGCACCGGCTCCACTTCCTTCCGCGGCTGCACCAGCTGTAATGTTTCCTCAGACAGCGCCAATGTCCATTCTTGCATATCCTTCGCCAGTTGTTCCTTACGGGCATGTTTATGGTCCTGGACAAGGTGGCCCCCCACAGTTTTATGGGAGGCCCGTGTATGATAGTTATGGATGGAGTGGGCCTTGCTATGTAGGTCATCACCACGATTGCTTGCGCGAAGAAGAGGCGTCGACATGTACAATAAGTTGA
- the LOC112416383 gene encoding putative FBD-associated F-box protein At5g56430 — translation MELILKHNHCEKWNWWLLKVLKHCPKLQNLTIHQDFENEEEFEEVVDNWVYPTIIPDCLSTQLKTCLLKGYECTDRELQFAKYIMQNSEVLKTMSIKSASSIDTNTKHQIWMKLASCTRASSTCKLLFD, via the exons ATGGAGCTTATCCTTAAGCATAATCATTGTGAGAAGTGGAACTGGTGGTTGCTAAAAGTGCTGAAACATTGTCCCAAACTTCAAAATCTTACCATTCATCAG GATTTTGAGAATGAAGAGGAATTTGAGGAAGTTGTGGATAATTGGGTGTATCCAACAATTATTCCAGATTGCCTTTCAACACAACTCAAAACATGCTTGCTTAAAGGCTATGAATGCACAGATCGTGAGCTTCAatttgcaaaatatattatgCAGAATTCAGAAGTATTGAAGACCATGTCAATCAAGAGCGCCTCTTCCATAGATACAAATACCAAGCACCAAATTTGGATGAAACTTGCTTCGTGTACAAGGGCCTCATCAACATGTAAACTCTTGTTTGATTGA
- the LOC25498311 gene encoding G-type lectin S-receptor-like serine/threonine-protein kinase At1g11300: MNFNNYKNMFMFFILTMLCFNFLDVSDAIDTITSTQFIKDPETLSSKSGNFTLGFFSPENSTNRYVGIWWQPHFTILWVLNRDQPLKDSSGVVKISDNGNDLVVLNGKKEVIWTSNAPNVATNSSSKLLDSGNLVLLEGTTERTMWESFQHPSNVMLPNMKLTSNKITGEKVKQTSWKTPYDPSIGSFSLSVERLTIPEVFIWNENQPYWRTGPWNGKIFTGLPYMTTHYLGGLHVGDDGEGNVSFFQITSDTVGLIIYNLSSEGNCEEKWWDEKKKEWKVTWNSHEMECDVYGVCGHFASCNSQSSPICSCLKGFEPRNKEEWNKQNWTEGCVRRTPLQQCERYRNQNTSEDSNADGFLKLPMVKVPDFADGSSLTLSSETCKSQCLENCSCVAYSYDADIGCMSWTGNLVDIQKFSNGGLDLYIRVAHTELDKEKNMKVIIITITVLTGTVIVLACAYIMWRRRTNHHATIRSDNAIGELSQVKLQELLLFNFGKLATATNNFHSSNKLGQGGFGPVYKGTMHDGQEIAVKRLSKASGQGLKEFMNEVAVISKLQHRNLVKLLGCCVDGEEKMLIYEYMPNKSLDAFLFDASKSKILDWRKRFSIIEGIARGLLYLHRDSRLKIIHRDLKPSNILLDNELNPKISDFGMARIFGGSEDQENTRRVVGTYGYMSPEYAMQGLFSDKSDVFSFGVLLLEIISGRRNSSFYDCDSLTLLGFVWIQWQEGNILPLIDPEIYDHIHHKYITRSIHIGLLCVQEFSIDRPTMAAVISMLNSDIVDLPPPKKPAFILKQNMLSSVSPEENNDDFYSVNLVSISDIHGR; this comes from the exons ATGAATTTCAACAATTACAAAAATATGTTCATGTTCTTCATTTTGACCATGCTGTGTTTTAATTTTCTAGATGTTAGTGATGCCATAGACACCATTACATCAACTCAGTTTATCAAGGACCCTGAAACTCTAAGCTCCAAGAGTGGTAACTTCACCTTAGGCTTTTTTAGTCCTGAAAATTCTACGAATCGTTATGTTGGAATTTGGTGGCAGCCTCATTTCACAATCCTATGGGTGCTTAACAGAGACCAACCTCTCAAAGATTCTTCTGGTGTTGTTAAAATATCTGATAATGGTAATGATCTCGTGGTATTGAACGGAAAGAAAGAGGTGATTTGGACATCCAACGCACCGAATGTTGCAACCAATTCAAGTTCGAAGCTTTTAGATTCAGGGAACCTTGTACTACTTGAAGGCACAACAGAAAGAACCATGTGGGAGAGTTTCCAGCATCCTTCAAATGTAATGCTGCCAAACATGAAACTTACTAGCAACAAAATAACAGGTGAGAAAGTAAAACAAACATCATGGAAAACACCTTATGATCCATCCATTGGAAGCTTCTCTTTGAGTGTTGAAAGGCTTACTATACCTGAAGTGTTCATATGGAATGAAAATCAACCATATTGGCGAACTGGTCCGTGGAATGGTAAGATTTTTACAGGGCTTCCATATATGACAACTCATTATCTCGGTGGTTTACATGTTGGAGATGATGGAGAAGGAAATGTTTCATTCTTTCAAATAACATCAGATACAGTTGGTCTTATAATCTATAATTTGAGTTCAGAAGGAAATTGTGAAGAGAAATGGTGggatgaaaagaagaaagaatggaAAGTAACATGGAATAGTCATGAAATGGAATGTGATGTTTATGGTGTATGTGGACATTTTGCAAGCTGTAATTCACAAAGCTCACCAATATGTAGCTGTTTGAAAGGGTTTGAGCCAAGGAACAAAGAGGAATGGAATAAACAAAATTGGACCGAAGGATGTGTTAGGAGGACACCTCTTCAACAGTGCGAAAGATACAGAAATCAAAACACAAGTGAAGACAGTAACGCTGATGGTTTTTTGAAACTGCCGATGGTCAAAGTTCCCGATTTTGCAGACGGATCATCTCTCACACTGTCATCAGAAACATGCAAAAGTCAATGTCTGGAGAATTGCTCTTGTGTTGCATATTCTTATGATGCTGACATTGGTTGTATGTCTTGGACTGGGAACCTAGTTGACAtacaaaaattctcaaatgGAGGACTTGACTTGTATATTCGTGTAGCACACACAGAACTTG ATAAAGAGAAAAACATGAAAGTCATCATCATTACTATAACAGTGCTAACAGGAACTGTCATAGTTCTTGCTTGTGCGTATATCATGTGGAGAAGGAGAACTAACCACCATG CAACCATCCGAAGTGACAATGCGATTGGAGAACTGTCACAAGTTAAACTCCAAGAGCTATTACTATTTAATTTTGGCAAGCTTGCAACTGCAACCAACAACTTTCACTCATCCAACAAACTTGGGCAGGGAGGTTTCGGACCGGTATACAAG GGGACAATGCATGATGGTCAGGAAATAGCAGTTAAAAGACTTTCTAAAGCATCTGGACAAGGTCTAAAAGAATTCATGAATGAAGTGGCGGTCATTTCTAAGCTTCAACACCGCAATCTTGTAAAACTTCTTGGCTGCTGTGTTGACGGAGAGGAAAAGATGTTGATATATGAGTACATGCCAAATAAAAGTTTGGATGCTTTTCTCTTTG ATGCCTCGAAAAGTAAAATCCTTGATTGGAGGAAACGCTTTAGCATAATAGAAGGAATAGCTCGAGGATTGTTGTATCTGCACAGAGATTCCAGACTAAAAATTATACATAGAGATTTGAAGCCAAGTAATATCTTGCTAGATAATGAGCTTAATCCAAAAATATCAGACTTTGGTATGGCCAGAATCTTTGGAGGGAGTGAAGATCAAGAAAATACAAGAAGAGTTGTTGGTACTTA TGGTTATATGTCTCCAGAATATGCAATGCAAGGACTGTTTTCTGATAAATCTGATGTCTTTAGCTTTGGAGTTTTACTTCTTGAGATTATTAGtggaagaagaaattcaagctTTTATGACTGCGACTCTCTTACCCTTTTAGGATTT GTATGGATTCAATGGCAAGAAGGCAATATTCTACCACTGATAGATCCAGAAATATATGATCATATCCATCATAAATATATTACGAGGTCCATACACATAGGGCTTCTATGTGTACAGGAATTTTCCATAGACAGACCTACCATGGCGGCTGTAATTTCTATGCTGAACAGTGACATTGTAGATCTTCCTCCTCCAAAGAAACCTGCATTCATCCTGAAGCAGAATATGCTGAGCTCGGTGTCGCCTGAAGAAAACAACGATGACTTTTACTCTGTCAACTTGGTCAGTATTTCAGACATCCATGGTAGATAG
- the LOC25498312 gene encoding FBD-associated F-box protein At3g52670 — MSQSIPTEDTEDRISALPDPIIHDILSFLPTKKSAATSILSKRWKPLWLSVPNLQFDDRSFPNYDSFYRFVSSVFLSLDIKLSIRSFHLKSSHASIHHFHDVNRFVYAAAQRGGIENLNLELPTMNFVRVDIPPSIFGCRTLVVLRLSKLKVNVLSHLVVDFPLLKTLRLCYVGFECHDYIIKLLSGCPILEELQLEWTSVVNYNQSPALPENFQCLPNFIRANISDLWSTADAVFTLICKAKILYLDLGNCNNHFPVFLNLIHMELILNRDCRGKWNWVIEVLRRCPKLQNLTIRQDSPNGNEVGDNWMDPTVAPECLSTQLRTCMLKGCNSMKCEVQFAYYIMQNAKVLNTMTIKSASYIDTNTKHQMKTKFASSTRASTTCKLLFD, encoded by the exons ATGTCACAATCAATCCCAACTGAAGATACTGAAGATAGGATTAGCGCATTACCAGATCCCATTATACATGACATACTTTCATTTCTACCAACCAAAAAATCTGCCGCCACAAGCATCCTTTCAAAGAGATGGAAACCACTATGGCTCTCAGTTCCCAATCTCCAATTCGACGACAGATCCTTCCCAAACTACGACTCCTTTTACAGATTTGTGTCCTCCGTCTTTCTCTCACTAGACATCAAGTTATCCATCCGATCATTCCACCTCAAATCTTCACATGCTTCTATCCATCACTTCCACGATGTCAATCGATTTGTCTACGCCGCAGCGCAACGAGGAGGAATCGAGAACCTCAATCTCGAATTACCTACCATGAATTTCGTTAGAGTCGATATACCTCCTAGTATTTTCGGTTGTAGGACCCTTGTCGTTCTTCGGTTGTCTAAGTTAAAAGTGAATGTCCTTTCTCACTTGGTTGTAGATTTCCCTCTCCTAAAAACTCTTCGCCTATGTTATGTGGGATTCGAATGTCATGATTATATCATAAAGCTTCTATCAGGATGTCCCATTCTAGAGGAATTGCAATTAGAATGGACATCTGTGGTGAATTACAACCAGTCACCTGCTTTACCGGAGAATTTTCAATGCTTACCGAATTTTATTAGAGCAAACATTTCTGACTTGTGGTCTACCGCGGATGCTGTGTTTACTTTGATTTGCAAGGCAAAGATTCTGTATTTAGACCTG GGCAATTGTAACAACCATTTCCCTGTATTTCTAAATCTAATCCACATGGAACTTATCCTTAACCGTGACTGCCGTGGGAAGTGGAATTGGGTGATAGAAGTGTTGAGACGTTGTCCCAAACTTCAAAATCTTACCATTCGTCAG GATTCTCCGAATGGAAATGAAGTTGGGGATAATTGGATGGATCCAACAGTTGCTCCAGAATGCCTTTCAACACAACTCAGAACGTGCATGCTTAAAGGTTGTAACAGCATGAAATGTGAGGTTCAATTTGCATACTATATTATGCAGAATGCGAAAGTATTGAACACCATGACAATTAAGAGTGCATCTTACATAGATACAAATACCAAGCaccaaatgaaaacaaaatttgcTTCATCGACAAGGGCCTCAACAACATGTAAACtcttatttgattga
- the LOC120577042 gene encoding uncharacterized protein, translating into MIVIITKFASREVKPIHKFFEKLTFIVNAVCSSPKRHDELQAAQLKENEYLLEIEEIVPSKGANQIGTVKRATDTRWGSHFSSICSLIRMYEATCFVLKKIAKEATNYSTSGNADSAYNYLKSFDFIFILHLMKEIMGITDVLCQALQLQAQDVVNAMFLVRNTKTLIQQLREDGWDKLLANVRYFCVRHAIEIPDLDDLHSTTRFGRSRLEENQVTIEHYFRVEIFFTTIDKQLQELNSRFSEEAMDLLTLSCALTPKDSYKAFDVDTICTLVDKYYPMDFNDQEKIHLCYQLEQFIVNARKEPCLKNLSTIQELCSCLVATERNKIYFLIDRLLRLIMTLPVSTATTERSFSAMKIIKTRLRNKMGSGFLNDTMTVYIEREISASISSESVIDDFKLVGSRNDLF; encoded by the coding sequence ATGATTGTTATTATTACTAAGTTTGCATCAAGAGAAGTCAAACCAATTCATAAATTCTTTGAGAAACTGACTTTTATTGTCAATGCTGTTTGTTCTTCTCCTAAGAGACATGATGAGTTACAAGCTGCCCaactaaaagaaaatgaatatttgttgGAAATTGAAGAGATTGTACCTAGTAAAGGTGCAAACCAAATTGGTACTGTGAAACGGGCAACAGATACTCGATGGGGATCACATTTCAGTTCTATTTGTAGCTTGATCCGCATGTATGAAGcaacttgttttgttttaaaaaaaattgcaaaggaAGCAACAAATTATTCTACAAGTGGGAATGCTGACAGTGCTTACAATTACTTGAagtcatttgattttatatttatcttgcATTTGATGAAAGAAATTATGGGGATAACAGATGTGCTTTGTCAAGCCTTGCAACTACAAGCTCAAGATGTAGTTAATGCTATGTTTCTGGTTCGTAACACAAAAACTCTTATTCAACAATTGAGAGAAGATGGTTGGGATAAATTACTTGCTAATGTGAGATATTTTTGTGTAAGACATGCTATTGAGATTCCTGATCTCGATGATTTGCATTCAACAACAAGATTTGGACGCTCTCGTCTCGAAGAGAACCAGGTAACAATAGAGCACTATTTTAgagttgaaatattttttactaccattgataaacaattacaagAGTTGAATAGTAGATTTAGTGAGGAGGCAATGGATTTGTTAACTCTAAGTTGTGCTTTGACTCCTAAGGATAGTTATAAAGCTTTTGATGTTGATACTATTTGCACTCTTGTTGATAAATACTATCCCATGGATTTCAATGATCAAGAGAAGATTCACTTGTGTTATCAACTCGAGCAATTCATTGTTAATGCCCGCAAAGAACCATGTTTGAAGAATTTATCAACTATTCAAGAATTATGCTCGTGTTTGGTTGCAACTGAGAGGAATAAAATTTACTTCTTGATTGATAGACTACTCCGCCTTATCATGACTCTTCCAGTTTCTACAGCCACAACTGAGAGATCTTTTTCAGCAATGAAGATTATCAAGACTAGGTTGAGAAACAAGATGGGAAGTGGGTTTCTAAATGATACCATGACAGTTTATATCGAAAGGGAAATTAGTGCAAGTATTAGTTCTGAGTCAGTTATTGATGATTTCAAGTTAGTTGGATCGCGTAACgacttattttaa